The Chitinimonas arctica region AGCGCATGGACGGTCGCCCCACCCTGGTGGCGCTGGACGAGTGCTGGCTGATGCTGTCGCACAACCTGTTCCGCGACAAGGTGCGCGAGTGGCTGAAGACCTGGCGAAAGAAGAATGCGGTGGTCTTTATGGCCACCCAGGAGTTGGCCGACGTGATGAACAGCCCGATTCGCGACGTGGTGCTGGCCAGTTGTCCGACCAAGATCCTGCTGCCCAACCCGGAGGCACGTGAACCCTCCTCGCGCGGCATGTACGAGGTGATCGGCCTGAACGAGCGCGAGATCGAGCTGCTGGCGCATGCCACGGTAAAGCGTCACTACTACTACAAGTCGCCGCTGGGGCGGCGCATGTTCTCGTTCGGCTTCGGCCCCGTGGCACTGTCCTTTATCGGTGCCAGCGGCCAGGAAGATATCCGTACCGCCAAACAGCTGATGCAGCAGCACGGTGACGAATGGCCAGCCGCCTGGCTGCGCCTGCGTGACCTTGATCATTGGGCCGATGTTTGGCAGTCCCCCTCCGTATCCGAACCCACAACCGCATAAGGTATCAGCGTATGTCGATTCCATTTATTCGCGGGCTGCGCTCCCGTTGCCGAGGCTGGGGCCGCGCAGCCTTGATTGGCAATTTCTCCGGCCCTTCTTGAGCATGCTGCTCAAGTTTATCCTGTGCTATTTCGCGCTGGATGCCATGGCCATGGCGGAATCTGCAATGATCAAGGTACCCGGCGTTGGAGACTTTTCGGCCAGTTTTACCTTGTTCGATCCGGTGGTTACAGATGCGCAAAATAGGGCTGCCGGCTGGCAATCAAAGATCGGCGCCTTGGTCAACAACACCTTCCTGATCCTTGCCGCGATCGAAGTGTGTTGGGCGGCAGCGATCTGGGCCTTGGAAAAGGACAGCCTGAACAGCCTGACCGTCGAAATGATCAAGAAGATCATGTTTCTCGGTTTTTTCTATGCCTTGCTAAACCGGGCGCCAGAATGGATACCGACCATCATCAAGACCTTCGGCGTGGTCGGCCGCGAGGCAACGGGCACCCCGGAGCTAAGCACCGACGGGATCATCGCCACGGGCTTGGCGATGATAAACCTGGTCTGGCACGGTTCGCCATCGGGCTTCTTCTCGGTGATTGCCGGGCTGGGGAAAATCCTGATGGCCGCCTTCGTGTCCTTGATCATCGTGGTTGCCTTCGTGGTGACAGCGGCCCAGTTCCTGACCCTGAAGCTGGAATCGTTCGTCCTGCTGGCCGCCGGCGCTGTCTTCCTGGGAATGGGTAGCTCCAGTTTCACCAAGGACTATGTCCATAAGTATTTCAGCTACGCCATCAATGTGGGTGTCCGGCTATTGGTACTGATCCTGGTGCTGAGCCTGATGCTCGATGCTGTCAAGACAGGCGCAATTAGTTACACGTTCGACTATGGACCCATGCTGAAATTGACCGGCATTGCCCTGATCACCACCTTGATGGCGATCAAGGCGCCCGAGATGGCAGGTGCCCTATTGAATGGTAGCGTGGGACTCTCCGCTGGCGCTGCCAGCAGCGCCGCCGGTTCGGCGAGTCGAGGCGTGATGTCTACCGCAGGCGCCATGAGGGGCGTCATGGGCAAGGGCGTATCCGCCTTGCAGGGTGCCACCAATATGGCCAAGGCCACCACGGCCGGCGCGAAGCTGGGAGCAGCCATGAGCAGCGGTCAGGGTCCAATGGGCAAGCTGGCCGGTGGCGCGTTGGGCGGCTTGGGCGGTTTTGCGGCAACAGCGCTGAACGCGACCGCCAAGGCAGCGACCGGCAAGGACTTCGCGGCCAATATCGCAAGCAAGGACAATCCCAAGCTGAAGGACGATGCCGGCTTCAACAAGGGCGGCGCGGCCAAGACCGGGCGGGCCATGATGGAAGCCAAACTGGCCAAATACCAGGCCAACTCCGTCCAAGCAAAGTCGGCTGGAGAAAGCGGCGGCCCGGGCGGTCCGAGCGGCACGGCGGCGGCCGGTTCGGGTGGCGGGTCTAGCCAGACTGCCGCTGGCGCAGCCGGCTCGATGGGTACGGCAAACTCGGCAGACGCGGCAAGCACGGCAAGCACGGCAAGCACGGCAAATTCGGCACGCTCAGCAGACGCGACAAGTACAGCGAGTACAGCGAGTACAGCGAGTACAGCGAGTACAGCGAGTACAGCGAGTACAGCGAGTACAGCGAGTACAGCGAGTACAGCGAGTACAGCAGGCTCGACAAGTTCGTCCAGCCTGGCCGGCGCAACGGGTCGAGTTGCTGCGCAAGCTCAGTCCGTATCCACCGGGAATCGCCCGGGCAATCAATCCGGAGGCGAAACGAAGTCGTCCGGGATCGCTGCCCTGAAAAAGGCGACCTCCTGGAACGGCTGAGGTAGTCGGCACGACCAGCCTCTTTGTTGACCCCGCAGCGGAAATCCAATCATGTCTTTTAAACAACTCGTAGGCAATTTCATGCCCGGCCGTGACCAGCCACGGTCTTTAGTGGCCGAGCCGACATCCACGGTCACCGTCGGCAAGCGCCCGGCCGCCGAAACCAACCCCTATGTCGAAGCACGGCGGGAATGGAACGAACGCTATGGCGACTATATCAAGCAGGCACACAATTGGCGCCTATGCGCGCTGGTTTCCAGCCTGGTCGCCCTGACCGCCGTGGTGGGGCTGGCCTATGTGGGTGGCCAGAGCAAGATCGTGCCCTATGTGGTGCAGGTCGATAAATTCGGCAGCGCCGTGGCGGTGGGGTCGGCGGACAAGGTTGCGCCCACCGACGAAAAGGTGGTCAAGGCCTATCTGGCCCGCTTTATCACCGATTGGCGCACGGTGACGACGGACCATGTGACCGCAAAGAGCGCCATCGAGCGGGTTTACGCCATGATGGCCAGCGGTTCGCCGGCACTGACCAAGATGAATGAGTACTTCAAGGCCAACAACCCCTTCCTCGTCGCGGAAAAGATCATGGTGTCGGTCGAGGTGACCAGCGTGCTGCCCATCTCTGACCATACCTGGCAGCTCGAATGGATCGAGGTGACGCGCGACCTGAGAGGCGAGCTGAAAAGCAATGTGCGGATGCGTGCATCGATCCTGGTGGATAAGACGCCGCCGGAAGACGAACGCCTGTTCCTGATCAACCCGCTTGGGGTCTACGCCACCGACCTCAACTGGGTCCAATCGCTGTAAAAACAGCACGCTATAGCCGCCCCATCCCAAGAAAAATTCCCGCCTGAACAAGGCGGGCGGGGAGCGTGCGCGCCAATTTTTCAACTAGGGAGTTTCTGATCCATGCAACACAAGTTTTCCACCCTGCTGCTGTGCCTGATCGCCGGCACCCATGCCTATGCCGGCAACGACAAGGCCGCATCGGCCAAGCCCGAACAGCCCGCCGTGGAAGTGCCCAATATTCCGGCCGAGTTGATGTTGCCGCTGCGTGCATCCACTAAACCCGCAGCACCGGTCGATGGGGTTGCGGCTGAGGCATCCGCCGAAGCGGCTTGTCCGGTAGACCAGGATTGCAAAGTTGATGCCGAAACGGCCAATGCACCACCAATTGCCGGCAAGGGCAAAACTAAGAAAAAGGACGCCAAGAAGGACGACAAAAAAGACGTGGTGGTCGTTCCTTCCGAGCCGCAAGCCGTGGTCGGCCTGCCGGCCCGCCGCGCATTGGAACAGTCGCGCGGCTGGGCGGAGAACCCGCGCGCCTGGTCCTCGCTGAACGAAACCGGTTCGGTGGAGTTCACTTTCGGCGCCTCGGCCCCGACCATTATCTGTTCGCCGCTGCGTGTGTGCGACCTGGCGCTGGAAGCGGGCGAGACCATCCAGGGTGCTCCCCATATCGGCGACTCGGTCCGCTGGAAGATTGCTCCCGCCACTTCGGGCGGCGGCCGCGACGGTCGTGACCGCACCACCCATATCATCATCAAGCCGACCGAAGCCGGCCTCGATACCAATATGATCCTGCCGACCGACCGGCGTACCTACCACTTGCGCCTGGTCTCCAGCCGCGAGCGGTATATGTCGCAGGTGTCCTTCCTCTATCCGGAGAACGCCGACAAGGCCTGGCAGGCGATTGGCGTCGGCAAGGCTGCCGATGCCGCCGGCACGGGTGGCGATATGCCGGCTGTCGCGGCCGACCGCCTGTATTTCGATTACAAGATCGATGCGGTACGCGGCAAGCCAGCCTTCAAGCCCAAGCGCGTCATGGACGATGGTTACCACACCTACCTGGTGATGAACGACGACCTGCAGTTGGCCCAGGCGCCGGTGCTGGTGGCGGTGGATCCGGCCGGCAAGGAACAGATGGTGAACTACCGCCTGAAGGGCAATATGTTCATCGTGGACGGCATGGTCGGCAAGGTCGCCCTATTGTCGGGCACCGGCAGCGACCAGCAGCGCGTGGAAATCACCCGTACCCCGCCATGCAAGCGCCAAGGCTGGCTGGGCGTGTGCTGGGACAGCAAGGACGAGAACAATGGCTGATAAGACGCCCAGCTCGCCCGATTCGCTGCAACTGCGCGCCAATCCCATTTCCAGCGTCCGCCTCAGCAAGAAGGCTGCCTTTTTCGCCATCGGCGTGATCAGCGTGATCCTGCTGGTGATCGTCTCGAACGTGTCGGCGGAAAAGCCCAAGACCGCCAAGGCAGAGGAAAAGAAAGAGGTGGCGCCGGCCTTGAGCGCGGCCCGCGAATTCACCCATGCCGAGCCGGGGATTTCCAAGGCGCCGCAATTGCCGGTTCCTCCGCTGCCAAGCTTTGAGAGCAAGCCGCTCAACCAGCAGATTCCGTCCACGGTAGTGGAGACGAGCCCGCCGGAAGTGCGTCCCGATCCGCAGGTGGATGAACGTCTGAGCGCCATGCGGGCCGACTCGGTGGCGCCCAAGTTCGGTGCCAACGGCAACGACAACCCGCTGGCTTTGCCGATGGTGGCCGCCAATGCCGGCAAGCTGCTGCCTGGGCAGAATCCGGCAGGCGGTATGGATGATCCGGCGCTGGAACCCGATCTGAATCGGCAGGCACAGAAGCAGGCATTCCGTGCCAGGCAGGCCAGCGCCGAGGATGCGGCCTATCTGGACAGCCAGGTCAACACGGCCCGCAGCCCTTACGAGCTGAAGACCGGCACGGTGATCCCGGCCGTCATGATCGGCACCATCAACTCCGATCTGCCGGGCGAGATCGTGGCCCAGGTGTCGCAGAACGTGTACGACACCGCCACCGGCAACCATCTGCTGATTCCGCAGGGCACCCGCCTGTTCGGCCGCTACGACTCCAATGTCACCTTCGGCCAGGACCGGCTGCTGATCGGCTGGCAAAGGCTGATCTTCCCCAACGCCGCCACCCTGGAGCTGAAGGGCATGAGCGGCCACGACGCCGAAGGTAGCGCCGGCTTCTCCGACCAGGTCAATAACCACTATGGCCGGATCTTCGGCTGGGGCTTGGTCACCTCGCTGATCTCGGCCGGCTATCAGTTGTCGCAGCCGGAGCAGAACACCAACGCTTTCGGCATCAGCACGCCTTCCTCGCAACAGACGGTGGCAGGCGCGGTTGGCCAGCAGTTGGCGCAGCTCGGCATGGAGATGGCCAAACGGAATATGCGTATCCAGCCCACCATCACGATCCGCAAGGGTTACCAGTTCAATGTGATGGTGAACAAGGACATGCAATTCCCCGCCAGCTACCGACGCTGACGACCGCGACGGCTAGGGCTGTAAGCCCCTTCAGTGGGTTTACAGCCAGGCACCCGAAACCACCCACCGCCCGGAACCCCGCCCTTGAGCAAATCCGAATCCTTGCAAAACCCGCTCTACACCGTCCCCGGTGCGCAAACACAACCCGGTGCGATCCTCTGGCGCAGCGTGGTCGGCAGCTTGGTGTTGGGCATGGTGCTGGCGCAACTATGCACCCAATTCCTGGCCCACCAGTTCGACTACCAGGCGGCATTGGGCGAACCCATGCTGGCGCTGGGCGGCTTCCGGCTATACGCCCCGCTGGACGGCCTGGCCTGGTATTTCCATTGGCGAAATTTCGACAATGCCCAAGTGCAACAGGCCTTTCGGATGGCGCTGTGGCTGGCGCTGCCGGCTTGCATCGCCATCGCCGTCCTGGTGCTCCACCGCGCCAAGCGAGCCATGGACAAGGAAGCTTCGGCCGGCGAGCATCTGCACGGCTCGGCCCACTGGGCCACGGCGGTCGAGGTCAAACGGACCGGCCTGATCGGCGGCGGTGCCGGCGTCTACGTCGGCGCCTGGAAGGACCCGAACTCGGGCCAGACCAATTATCTGCGCCACGACGGTCCAGAACACGTGATGGCCTTCGCGCCCACCCGTTCCGGTAAAGGCGTGGGCCTGGTGCTGCCCACCTTGCTGTCCTGGCCGCATAGCGTGCTGGTGTACGACATCAAGGGCGAGAACTGGGCGCTGACCGCGGGCTGGCGCAAGACCGAAGCCAATAACAAGGTACTCAAGTTCGAACCGACCGCCATGGACGGTTCCAGCATCTGCTTCAATCCGCTGGCCGAAGTCCGGATAGGCACCGACCGCGAAGTGGCCGACGTACAGAACATCATGACCATGGTGGCCGACCCGGAAGGCAAGGGTTTGCAGGACCACTGGCAAAAGACCAGCTGGGCGCTGCTGGTCGGCATCGTGCTGCACGTGTTGTATCTGGAAGAGGATAAGACCCTGACCGGTGTGGTGAATTTCCTCACCAGTCCGTCCCGCAGCACCACGGACATGCTGGACTATATGTTGTGCTGCCATCACGACTACAAGAAGGTGCATGGCTGGGTCGATGACCAGGGCAAGCAGACCTTTGTCCATCCCGTAGTAGCCTCGGTGGCCCGCGATATGCTCAATAAGGCCGAGGAGGAAATGTCCAGCGTACTGTCGACCGCGGTTTCTTTCCTGACCCTATATCGCGACCCCATCGTGGCCCGCAATACCTCGCGCAGCGAATTCCGCATCAGCGATCTGATGAACGACGAACAGCCGGTTTCGCTTTATCTGGTGGTACCGCCATCCGATAAAGACCGCTTGAAGCCGCTGATCCGCCTGATGATTACCCAGATCGTGCGTGGCCTGACCGAGAGCATGGAGTTCAAGGACGGCCGCAGCGTGGCCGGCTACAAGCATAGGCTGCTGCTATTGCTCGATGAATTCCCCAGCCTGGGCAAGCTGGATATTTTCGAAGAATCGTTGGCCTTTATCGCCGGCTATGGGCTCAAAGCCTATCTGATCATCCAGGATATCTCGCAGCTGTGGACCGCCTACGGCAAGGACGAGAGCATTTTCTCCAATTGCCATGTTCGTATCGCTTACGCCCCGAACAAGGTGGAGACGGCCGAACTGCTATCCAAGATGTGCGGTACCGCCACCATCGTCAAGCATTCCAATTCCTATTCCGGCAGCAAGTTCGGCTCCCTCTCCAATGTTTCATCCACGGTGCAGGAAGTACAGCGGCCTTTATTGACCGCCGACGAGGTGATGCGTCTGCCGGCGGCACAAAAAGATGCCAAGGGAAATGTACGAGAGGCCGGCGACATGCTGATTTTTATGGCCGGTCAAACACCGATCTACGGCAAGCAGATTCTCTATTTTCTGGACCCGACCTTTAGCGCCCGGGCCAAGGTGCCAAATCCAGCCAAAAGCGACGTGATCAGAAAGTTGAGTTAGTGATTCGCTACCGCACCGTCAGTGCGGTAGCGCTTATCTTGTTGCCAGTACTTTAATTTGAGATCTTGTTTGAAAATGGCTATTTCAACCACTGCGAAGGTGAATCAAAAATGACAAAAGCTAGAAGTGCGATTATATCTATCCTGGATAGGATACAGGGGCAATTTGGTGGTGCCGGTGGTGCCGGTGGTGCCGGTGGTGCCGGTGGGGATATTGGTGATGACGTGGCGATCACACCATTCAAAACCATGCCGGAAGTGAAGGGGCCTATGCAGCTCGATCCAGCATTGCAAGGTCAAATGGGTCATGATGCCCGCGGGCGAGATGAGATTTCTTCTGCGAGGTTCCAGGAGATAATAAGAGAAGCTACTCGGGAGGTGCAAAAGGATCTTAAGATACCGGCAACGTTAGGGGAAATGGAGTTTTCTGGCCGGCCAGTGAATGAATACATGGAAATGGCCAGGTTGAATTATCGTGAGTATGCTGAAAACAAGCCGGCTAATTGGGAGTATGTGGGTGACCAGGCGCTGGCGCGGGTGGAGGCAGCTATAAAGGAGATCAAGAATGACCAGGGCGCCGTAATATTTGCTGGAACGGAGAGAAGGGGTGACGGCTATATTGGATTGCCAGGCAAGGGCGTGAATGTAAAAATTCTTGAGGATGCCGAAGGAAGATTAGTGGTGACCTTTGGTGGGACGTTTTCGCAAGCACAAGGTGGCTATGAAAGTCCTCTCGATGGTGTCGTAGCGAAATTAAATCAGATTGGTCATGATGGGTATAGTGGCTTAATTGGCGGAGTGTCGGAAAATCTGGAGTTTTCTGTTGCTTTGATGGGCGCGGTTCAGGAACAATTTCCAAATAAGGAAATTATTGCGGTAGGGCACTCCAAGGGAGGCCTGGAGGCGATGTATGGCGCATCTCATTACGGCCTGCAGGCAGTTGTCTTCAATCCCCAGCTCGCAACAGGCGTTGTTTTGGAAAACATGAAGAAAAATATAGGTGGGGAGGGCAAAATGCTTGCGCTGTGCAATCATAACGACATGATCCCGGTAGTTTCCGGGGCGTTGGCCTCAGGGGATATGCTTTCCATCAATGCGAGAAAAGAAGAGAGTGAGAGATTTGAAAAAGAACTTAAGAATACTATAGATAATCCAGAGATGGATGGTTTGGTGGAGTTACTGCAAAAGAAGGGGTTTTACCTCTCTAAGGAATTACATAAAGACCATACTGATTTGAAAGAAATTTGCAATACACCGCTAAGTGGCGTCGATGTGAAGAAAGGACATTTCCCGGTTATCGAATCTGCAAAACAGAAAGCGGCAAGGGGGGCGGGCAAGGAGCAAGCCCAAGTCAATGCCCGTGAAAAAAATCCTGCCGAAAAGAAACAAGGCAGAGGCCGGACAAATTAAACGTAATAACCATGGAACCCCGCATGATTGTATGCTCGACTTTACCCTTCTTATCCAGCAATGCGCGCCACAGGTTGCCCTGCCGACCATGCAGGCCATTATCCGTACCGAGAGCGGTTTCAACCCCTTGGCCATCAATGTCAATGGCGGCTCGCGCCTGGTGCGGCAGCCCCGCTCCCGCGACGAGGCGGTGACTTGGGCGCAATGGCTGATGGCGCGCGGCTATTCGGTCGATATCGGGTTGATGCAGATCAATTCGGCCAACCTGCGCCGGCAGGGCTTGAACGCGGAGCAAGCGTTCGAGCCCTGCACCAACCTGCGCCTGGGCGCCACGATCCTTGCCGACAACTACCGGCGCACCGTCAAGCAAGGCAGCCGGGGCGAGTTGGCATTGTTGCGGGCCTTGTCCGCCTACAACACCGGCGACTTCGAACGGGGGATGCGCAATGGCTATGTGCATGCCGTGATGCGCGCTTCCAGGCACACCGCCAGCCCTATCAACTCCGCCGTTCCGCCGCTGCTGGGCAAGCGCTCGGCCAGCCACACCAGGACGGTGCAGGCAACGGGTGTCGCCATGCCGGCGCCAAGCCCTTCCACCGCGGTTTCACCTCATACAGCAGGTAGTGAAATCACGGGCTTTCATTTAATCAATACCATATAGGCTACTCATATGAACTATCCATTGCGCGCATTGCTCGGCGCAAGCTTATGTATAACCCTGGCCGCTTGTGGAGGCGGCAGCGGCGACGACGCGGCCGATCGGGAAATGGAGAAAGAAATCGCCAAGCATCCCGAGTGGCGTCAATACACGCCAATGGCCAATATCGACGCCATGATCAAGGACTACAAGAAGCTGAAGGAAGATAAGTCCGAAGCCGTCAAGATACGTCCCAAGCTATTGGCGACTGTGATCGGCGTCAACCCGCTGGATAAGGATCAAGGCCCTGCCTTGGCCAAGGAGTTTGGTCTGATCTACCGCCCCGAACTGTTGGTGGCGGCGGTCTATACCCCTAAGGGCTGGACGATGCTGGCCGTGAAGTCCGGCATGAATTTGAAGGAGGGCGATGTGCTCGAGATCGATCTCCCGGCGGCCAACGACTTCTCCGATCTCGAAAAAATAGATACCGTCACCAAGGAGCTCGACGCCTTGAAGGCCGATGGCAGCGTTGGTATTCGCGCGGTGCATCCCGAGTGCAAAGGCGAGAATGTGTCTTCCGCTGAATACACGCTCACCTGCAATGGCATCGCCGCGCCGTATTTCCATAATGAAAGCGAGTTTCCCAAGGATGGCATGGGTTGGGTCACCGCTGACGGCAAGGCGCCGGAAGTACCCAAAGCGCCGGAGCGACCCGAAAAGCCACGTCCGATTACCCAGGAATAAGCAGGAAATGACTTACGGCCCTGTCGGCCTGCCGCATGGGCGCTTTTGATGGGGTCGTTCAAGCACTACGGCATAAGGCATCGGTGCCGTTGGTAAAGCCGGTGCGGCGGCGATGACAAGGTGCGAATGGAGAATATCAGCTGGATTCCGGCGAGTTGTAATTGATTCTTGACACGCCGGGTGGGATTTTATATTTCGGCGTAGGCTTTGCCCATGCTGGTAAAAAGTATTTTTCGTCACTATCCTGCCTGGCCCTACATGACCAGCGGAAATAGCAAATGCCTGTTGATAATACGACCCCCGAACACCTTAAAGATATTGATAATTATATAAATAAGGTCATTGGCCCGTGGGCTACGCAGGCGCGCCTATCCTCTTTGATTGCGAAGGATTTCGACGAAATGAAGCTCGATGAGAGCATCGATGCGTCCATAAGGAGTTTCTCTTTCGGCAAGGGCGGTACCGATAACGGCGACCGGGAGGTCGGCAGGCCCGAATTTGTTCAGATCGCACCGTCCCGGGCAGGTAATAATCCCGTACCACAGGAAGAGGCAAACAACGTCATTCATAGAGGCATGGTCGAGTACGAAATGCACGACGGTAAACCCGTGGTCACCCTTTACATGTCCATCATGAACGAAAGCACGGACGGTAAGCACAAAGATATCCAGCAGGATCCGGTTACGAAAAAAATCAATATCCAGACTGGTTATGAAAAACCGCAAGCCAATGGCGAGCCTCAAAACGATCAGCAGCCGATTTGGATAAACGCGGGCCAACCCTTGCGCGCCATGAAGTGGATGGAAAAATATAAGGCAGAGAACGCCAAGGACGTAAGAATTACGCCTGGCTCGCCGGTGTTTCAGCCTTTGATACGCACTTTCAAGTTGCCGGCCGAAGACTATAAAACGATATCCGAGAACGCGATCCTCGAATACGACGCTGGTTCCGATAAGACGAAGACGTTCAACGTCGATCGGCATTATGCTTCAGATCAATTCGGCATTCGCGGCCAGGATCTCGAGACCTTGAAGGAAAAAGCGATTCCTGGCTCTCTGGTTACTTATACCGACGACCCAAGGCAATTGGACGAAGCAACCAGAACGCTGCAGAATGCTGGCACGATTGAGCCCGCAGATAAGTTGCGTAGAGCGCTCGGCGTTATCGACAACCCCGAGATGGTTCGCGAAGTATGGGTCAAGGCCGATACCGGTGACTTCAGAAAGCAGAAGGAATTTGAAAGCACGGCTGAAAAGCTGATGAATATTCATGCCGTCTGGTCTGGCAACGATGATCTTCTCGGACCAAGATGGCAGGCAATGCCTGAAAGCGCGAGATTGCCCCGCCTACGCAATGAGTTGGCTGGTCTTGGTAATAAAGCGAACCCGGCGCCCGGCGAAAACAAGCTGGAAATCTGTGACGAGCATTGGCAGCAGATTGTTGCCATACATAAAGTCGGCAAAGAGGCCATCGAACTGCAAAACACACAAAAACTGCAGGAGCCGCCGAATGTGAATGCGGGGGACACACCACAGCAGGCGGCGGTACGCCGCAAGCAAGCGGACGATCAGTTCAATAGATCCGTCAAAGTTCTGAAGGAAGGGCACTCCCCTTCCGCCGCAACGCGGAAAATAACAGGGGAAGGCCAGGCGCAGCAATTGGCGCGCTCGAACAGTCGGGGATGAACGTAGGCATGTGCCGTGTACTGGCGCATCGCTCGCTGGTATAAGCGCGCAGCTAGCCAACTGCGTTATAAGCGGGGTCGGGGATACCCGGCCCCCGACCGTAACTGGAGGTGCCGTGCTGTGCGAATCTTGATTCCCGACGACTATGCCCTGGCGTGCCAGGGGCTGGATTGTTTGCGCAAACTGCAGGATCACCAGCTGACTATCCTGGACGATCTTTCTCGCGACCCATCGGCGGATGCCATGCTGGCGGAGGCCGAATGCTTGCTGTTGATCAGGGAACGCACCCAGGTCGATGCCGAGTTCCTGCGTCGTACCCCACATCTCAAAGTGATCAGCCAGACCGGCAAACTGGCACGCAATATCGATCTTGATGCCTGCGCTGCCGCCGGAGTGGCGGTGGTGGACAGTATCGGCTCCCCCCATGCTCCGGCGGAGCTCGCCTGGTTGCTGATGATGGCGGCACGCCGTCAGTTCGTAAGCAATGTGAACGCACTCTACCAGGGGCAGTGGCAGGGTCCCATGGGTCGCATCATGCGTGGTCAGACCTTGGGCATCCTGGGTTTTGGCAAGATCGGCAAGCTGGTGGCTGGCTACGCTCACGCCTTTGGTATGCGGGTGATGGTTTGGGGTAGCGAGCGTGCCCGCACCGAAGCGCAGGCCTGTGGCTACGAGGCCGCGCCGAGCCGGCAAGCCTTCTTTGCAAGCGCCGATATTCTCAGCCTTCATCTTCGGCTGGTGGAGGGCACCGAGCGTTCAGTTACCGCAACAGACTTGGCCCGGATGAAACCCGATGCCTTGCTGGTCAATATCAGCCGCGCCGAGTTGATCGAACAAGGCGCGCTGGAGGCTGCCCTGCGCGCAGGGCATCCGGGCTTTGCGGCGCTCGATGTTTTTGAAGCCGAACCGATCTATGCGGTGGATCATCCATTACTGCAAATGCCAAATGTGCTTTGCACGCCGCACATGGGGTATGTGGAGCGGGACAGCTACGAGCTTTATTTAAGTAGCGCGATAGACAAGTTGCTGCAGGTGCTGGCGGGGGATGGCAGCCAGGTACTTAACGGTGTTTGTCCGGAAGCGCCTCGGCAATAAAAAATCCCGGCAAACACAAGGCATGCCGGGATTTTTTTCGCGAAATAGCGATAGCTTTGCTTAGAACGGAATATCGTCCTCAAAATCATCAAAGCTTTGCGGTTTCTGCGGCGCAGGGCGGGACTGGCCGCCGGCTGCCGGTGCGTCGCCCTGGTAGCCGCCGCTTGCCGGCGCGCGCGATGGCGCGGATTCGTTGTAGCTCGGCGGGGTCTGGTCGTACTCGGTGCCGCCGCCCGTACCGCCGCCGCTGCGGCCGCCCAGCATCTTCATTTCATCGGCCAGGATTTCGGTGGTGTAGCGGTCCTGGCCGGTGGTCTTGTCTTGCCACTTGCGGGTCTGCAGGCGGCCTTCGATATAGACCTGGCTACCTTTCTTCAGGTACTGGCCGGCGATCTCGGCCAGGCGGCGGTACATGACGATATTGTGCCATTCGGTCTTCTCGTTCTTCTGGCCGCTATTCTTGTCCTTCCACGACTCGGTGGTAGCGATGCTGA contains the following coding sequences:
- a CDS encoding type IV secretory system conjugative DNA transfer family protein, which gives rise to MSKSESLQNPLYTVPGAQTQPGAILWRSVVGSLVLGMVLAQLCTQFLAHQFDYQAALGEPMLALGGFRLYAPLDGLAWYFHWRNFDNAQVQQAFRMALWLALPACIAIAVLVLHRAKRAMDKEASAGEHLHGSAHWATAVEVKRTGLIGGGAGVYVGAWKDPNSGQTNYLRHDGPEHVMAFAPTRSGKGVGLVLPTLLSWPHSVLVYDIKGENWALTAGWRKTEANNKVLKFEPTAMDGSSICFNPLAEVRIGTDREVADVQNIMTMVADPEGKGLQDHWQKTSWALLVGIVLHVLYLEEDKTLTGVVNFLTSPSRSTTDMLDYMLCCHHDYKKVHGWVDDQGKQTFVHPVVASVARDMLNKAEEEMSSVLSTAVSFLTLYRDPIVARNTSRSEFRISDLMNDEQPVSLYLVVPPSDKDRLKPLIRLMITQIVRGLTESMEFKDGRSVAGYKHRLLLLLDEFPSLGKLDIFEESLAFIAGYGLKAYLIIQDISQLWTAYGKDESIFSNCHVRIAYAPNKVETAELLSKMCGTATIVKHSNSYSGSKFGSLSNVSSTVQEVQRPLLTADEVMRLPAAQKDAKGNVREAGDMLIFMAGQTPIYGKQILYFLDPTFSARAKVPNPAKSDVIRKLS
- a CDS encoding YqiA/YcfP family alpha/beta fold hydrolase translates to MFENGYFNHCEGESKMTKARSAIISILDRIQGQFGGAGGAGGAGGAGGDIGDDVAITPFKTMPEVKGPMQLDPALQGQMGHDARGRDEISSARFQEIIREATREVQKDLKIPATLGEMEFSGRPVNEYMEMARLNYREYAENKPANWEYVGDQALARVEAAIKEIKNDQGAVIFAGTERRGDGYIGLPGKGVNVKILEDAEGRLVVTFGGTFSQAQGGYESPLDGVVAKLNQIGHDGYSGLIGGVSENLEFSVALMGAVQEQFPNKEIIAVGHSKGGLEAMYGASHYGLQAVVFNPQLATGVVLENMKKNIGGEGKMLALCNHNDMIPVVSGALASGDMLSINARKEESERFEKELKNTIDNPEMDGLVELLQKKGFYLSKELHKDHTDLKEICNTPLSGVDVKKGHFPVIESAKQKAARGAGKEQAQVNAREKNPAEKKQGRGRTN
- a CDS encoding lytic transglycosylase domain-containing protein, which translates into the protein MLDFTLLIQQCAPQVALPTMQAIIRTESGFNPLAINVNGGSRLVRQPRSRDEAVTWAQWLMARGYSVDIGLMQINSANLRRQGLNAEQAFEPCTNLRLGATILADNYRRTVKQGSRGELALLRALSAYNTGDFERGMRNGYVHAVMRASRHTASPINSAVPPLLGKRSASHTRTVQATGVAMPAPSPSTAVSPHTAGSEITGFHLINTI
- a CDS encoding D-2-hydroxyacid dehydrogenase family protein, which gives rise to MRILIPDDYALACQGLDCLRKLQDHQLTILDDLSRDPSADAMLAEAECLLLIRERTQVDAEFLRRTPHLKVISQTGKLARNIDLDACAAAGVAVVDSIGSPHAPAELAWLLMMAARRQFVSNVNALYQGQWQGPMGRIMRGQTLGILGFGKIGKLVAGYAHAFGMRVMVWGSERARTEAQACGYEAAPSRQAFFASADILSLHLRLVEGTERSVTATDLARMKPDALLVNISRAELIEQGALEAALRAGHPGFAALDVFEAEPIYAVDHPLLQMPNVLCTPHMGYVERDSYELYLSSAIDKLLQVLAGDGSQVLNGVCPEAPRQ
- a CDS encoding single-stranded DNA-binding protein, with protein sequence MASLNKVLLIGNLGRDPEMRYMPDGTAICNFSIATTESWKDKNSGQKNEKTEWHNIVMYRRLAEIAGQYLKKGSQVYIEGRLQTRKWQDKTTGQDRYTTEILADEMKMLGGRSGGGTGGGTEYDQTPPSYNESAPSRAPASGGYQGDAPAAGGQSRPAPQKPQSFDDFEDDIPF